CAGCCAAATCgacaagaaaacaaaaatccaaacaaaaacatcgtCATTCCTCGTCACGTGTCACCCACAATGAAGATCCTCTGTTGGATCAACAAACCGAACCGataaacaacaacagcaaatgGTTGGAGTGTCGAGCCAATCAGTCATCGCTGACCAGTTCGTATGTGAAACTGTTGAGCAAAGTTAGTACGTTCGATGCatttgaatttaaagaaatgGATGGAATCAATACGCCTGGATTGGAATCGCAATCGCAACAATACAGGGATTTGGACTGCAGATATCAACAATAggttttcttcaaaaaataaagttttctgtttgtgAAATCGGATCTATTCCCACTATAATATAtgattattgaaaatatagaTGGCGTTGTTTCATTGATGCTGGATAATGTTATAAAACCATTAATCTGACGCATATGGTAAGCATCTCGCGatattaaatctgttacgtCGTTTGACTATTGCCGTCTAATTGTCTTCAAACATTCTTTGATGTCTGATCGGTAGTTGCAAGGGTTAGACTAGAAGAAGAAAGTCGTCATAAAAATTGCGTTACTTTAACTCAACCCAAAATGcagtggacgtcagtgaaatttagtcatgaatttgattcagctgtttttcagctggtaaACTTATGCAAACAAAGATGTTCATACGTATGTGCCACGCCACAACCCCGCTTGTGCTTGTAACTTTTTCACCCGTATTAAGACGTAAAGCACacttgtttgtatgagtggaccagcggTTCTAATCGGCAGCCCCATCGTAACCAGTTTCTTATATTTCTTCGACTCTCCAgacaaaatgaagtaatagatccgataataCAACTGCTGACATGTTTGTTGTCTGAGAAAGTGTAATTACTGGCGATCTTACAATTTTATATACGTTTGTCAATAGACCTTCGAAATCTTCGAATTTATTAGCCTCAACATGCATTCTGCTATAGAAGAAGGAAcccacggtggggctgaaccaCCTTATTTTGAGACTTCCGTGAACATGGGGATATTGGTTTGGAAATGATTGGAGAATGTTTTTTGAGTGATTTGAccgcaaaatcaaaatcgtttgGGTGGGAATGCTCGCAAAAGCTATATTTGTTGCTCAAAATGTAATCGATGGAACACTCCTGATTAAGCCACGAATCAGAATGTTttagaataatattttaagGTTGTAAAATGATTTGTATGACTCAAATAAGTCTCTACCATTCAACTGAAACCCATTTCACAGGTAATTAGACGATAAGAACTTAATTTTAAGATATTTAGTGTCCCCCACGCCCCTCCTCagcaaaaaagaagtttttccgaaatgtACCCAAAAACTAAAAACGCACATCGATTCAGGGACCTTTTGGGAGCTCAGAACAgcattcagtaaaatcggACCAGCTCCTTCcctatacaaaatttttcatttcatgaaatttcatgcacCCCTTCGAAACcattttgtcacaaaagttcagtgagtggacatattttgatcgaagttAATTGGAATCTTATAGTCAGAGGTCATACCTTTCTAACGATACCCCACTCAATGTATTTCATGTGAGTTTGTTGACTTGAAAATTGTCGTGAAGTCGACCAACTCGAAAATAGAGTAAACGGAGTAATCAAAGAAAGTATAGttctcattttcataaatttgtctttaaaaaacgttttatttccGTTCCTTCTATCGAAGCCAAATAAAATATGGAAAGTAAAAGAAGACTCAATATGAGTGTCCTAACTATTTAGCCTGTTTTCGAGTTAGCGACTCGATACTTTGAGTGGGTTATCCTTAGAAAGGTATGACCTCTGACTATAAGATACCAATTaacttcgatcaaaatatgtccactcactgaacttttgtgacaaaatgGTTTCGAAGGGgtgcatgaaatttcatgaaatgaaaaattttgtataggGAAGGAGCTGGTccgattttactgaatgcTGTTCTGAGCTCCCAAAAGGTCCCTGAATCGATGTGCGTTTTTAGTTCTTGGGTacatttcggaaaaacttcttttttgctGAGGAGGGGCGTGGGGGACACTAAATATCTTAAAATTAAGTTCTTATCGTCTAATTACCTGTGAAATGGGTTTCAGTTGAATGGTAGAGACTTATTTGAGTCATACAAATCATTTTACAACcttaaaatattattctaaAACATTCTGATTCGTGGCTTAATCAGGAGTGTTCCATCGATTACATTTTGAGCAACAAATATAGCTTTTGCGAGCATTCCCACCcaaacgattttgattttgcggTCAAATCACTCAAAAAACATTCTCCAATCATTTCCAAACCAATATCCCCATGTTCACGGAAGTCTCAAAATAAGGtggttcagccccaccgtgaaccagtcagagttcattacatttttctcGTCAATAACAGTAACCATTTTTCAGCTTTAGGAAACGAACTTTGGAgtttcgatttcattcaacgtctcgtcaaaaaaaagtgttctCTCTTGTCGCGTAGATAACTATTGCAAGTTAATGTCGAAGTGAAGGatgaatttgaaacttttcttCTCGACAATCATCCCTAACCGTTGGAATGTAACATACGAGAGTTGAAAATGTATTCcagcaatagttatttacgtagcTATCTCTTTTGGAGGACTATTTTTTAAGCAATTTCGTTCTGTTGTAGCCAAAACAGAACAAAGCGAAATCTGCATTTGTAATTAACTCAAATCAACCGTCCAAAACACATACAGATGAACGAGAATTTTCGTCCCTGTGGCATACAAAGACTAATCTAAGATACTTTTATACCACCAATTACAAGACCGGTTAAATCGAGAGAGTTTTCATCGGTACATTTCGTTGCTCTGTGAGAGTTCGGCGATGTACGGATATATATGGTGACACCGTACAGCGGGCCATACATTTAATGTATGTGTATTGTGTATGTTGAACTCAACGATATTATTTTGAGTAAAATGTCGGCAATCGAGTGTCGACGgcagttttgtttacaattttgttgttagttaaaatcagattttttgttgaaaatggtTTATACTTGTTGTGTAATGAGATGTTCATCAAATGGAAATATGGTTGGACGTAAATTTTTTCGGTTTCCAATGATTGACCACCACTCCGCTAATAGCCTTGCAAAGTCGGAAAAAAGACAAAAGGCATGGTTGAATGCTTTGAAAAAGCCGAATTTTCCGGAACGTCACTACAAGAATGCAAAGGTTTGCGACCGACACTTTGTTTCTGGTCAGTTGTCAGACGATGCATTTTGAGTTGagattttgaatgttttttgtATCATTAGGACGGTCGGCGAATTTGCATGACGTATCAAACATTGATTGGATACCGACTCTGAATTTGGGATACTCCATCGAGAAGACAAATGATAGAGCTGTGACTGTTCAAATTGGGTCTGGCGAGACGTTCACGATTGTAGAAGTTGATGATCCAGGCgataaagtaaaaattgaagagCAAACTGTGACCGACGATGTAGTAACAAATTGTGCCAACTATCGGGACAGCGGAAGCGGAACACAAACATATAGCGAATCGAAGGACTGCGGTACAAATGCGCATGAGGCATACCACTCCTCTTCTTCATCAACCGACAGCAACGGTTCGTTGCGAACAACTCGTGGTActcaaacaaaactttttgagAGTGAAACTATTGGAACACAAACTGgatcaaaatcattttgcaCAAGTGCTACCCAAACGGATGATGCTGATACGAAGGATCAGATATGAGAATATAGAATGTGTtgcaaatccattttttttattaagcaAATTCCAAAATTGGTATCCTTTCTGCCAATACGAAGTCGTTCTTCCcttcttttattcaacaagGTAAGACAAGCTCAGGGAGCCGTTGTCAATGTATTTCCATTGTTTCATCTGTAAGAAAAAGCAACACCAGCATTGTGTCGGTATTCGAAATTTCGCCCTGATTGTATATCGGACGAAtaatgtaaaaatgtaaaatgttttcggaTTACAGTAATCAATTACGTATGCATCACAACAAACGGAAATGAGAGAATGTTCTTGCCGGTAGAATTAATAGAGGAGTTAAACAAGTACAGCATATCGATGAAAAAAATACTCCATTTCACCGGCTATAAATATGGAGGTCCCTTTATCGAAATTCCTTACACCCGAGAGCGACCCGCAAAAACAAATTAGTACATACAAGGTCATATAAATCCATAATCGAAGGAATGGAGCCAGTTCAAAAAAGATTAGATGAGAGGTATGTATGTTATTTAAAACTAACAACTTGCGCTAACAATACTGGAAAAAAGTATTAACCGGTAGGGAAACAACTATGGTGATCTTtctgaattttcttgatttttttgacGTGTCGTTACTTTACACGGATTTTTCGTcatttataatatttaaaaaaatcaagaaagcACCAAAAAATTCAAGAGAAGTCCGCGAAATGAAGAActtgattttttgattttttcataGTTGTTGCCCCTCGGCCAAACTCGACCCTGATTTGATAAGTCAATAAGGAAGTTTTTCAACGTGTCTTTTTAGATGCCAGTTCAAGGCGATTACTGGCATGCACTATCACTTAATACCGACATGGAGCGAAAGTCAAAAGTCAAGTCGACGTCGATTCAAAATTCGACCGCGTTAGACGGTAATGGTGCTCCGAACGTCGCTACCGATGCTGATGTTACGGCtaacaatatatttttaagGTCCATCAAAGGACAATGGATCAAAGGCAATATTCGTTGACCTACGAATCGATCGACTAACTCCGGAGGAAAGAGGGAAAATGGCTTACATtcaaattaagaaattttacGACCCCAATTTACAAAACCGGCCATTAAGCCATGGcacaaatgtttttaattttttgtcaaaactgTGCGCGcctaacacaaaaattcacttctATGATGCTAAAAATTAATGGAACAAACCCGATTTTGTCAACACTACAGTGACATTTCAGCAAATCGCGTGCTTCCTCTTAACGGACACTACTGCATTAATAAACTGCAGTTTCACAATGAAAGCGAACCAAATGCCGTAAGTTGACCAACAAATTCATTGATGAGTAAAATTTCCTTTCTAAGGCATATTAATCGACGATTTTATCGTGACAACCCTTTGTCACAAACTACAACCACTTTCAAATTAGAAAACAACCCGGACTTCACCTCTGAGAGATGACCCCTTTTTCTCATTAACTTACCAttggatttttgattttctttctctcCCTTCTCTCACTATGAATTTTCTCTGTCATTCTCTTCGATCGCGTTTCTGCCAAAAAACTTCCCGATATCACGAAATTCGAAAGCTCGAAGTAACCCCGTTTAAGATAGTgccaatttttgtgttgacaaaaaatcacaaaattttttgaaattcgttcagttttttgttgtaataCAAATTATTGTGTCGTGATGGCACATAGTTGCGGCATCCATAGGACACAAACACATTACTTGTggccaaaaaatgtttttatacctCTTGCGTttgcatcaaaaaaaaaatttggtttttagtattgaaatttttgagtaGAGTGTATATGTACCACATTCATGCATCGAAAGCATACTTTTGTCAATTCAACCCATGCATGTTGGGTACCATTAGAAAGGTATGAGAGTGTAGATTATAGGCAACCATTGTTTCTGCTCTTCAGTTTCTTTTGAAGAGCCCAAACACCCTTCAAAGTTCACCGATATTTGTCGAAAATccaattagaatttttttgtatatatgagaccaaaaatgatttattccCTCTCTTCCCATTAATACATGACATaagctttccaacgataccCCACTTGCCCATGGCGCCGTTTGGgcgcaatttttgtaagaaaaacacTATTTTACGAAATTAGTAGATCTCACATCAGCTTACAAAgtgtgataaaaatattctgacaccggatttcatttcaggtgatcgaaagctttataaaaaaatcggtccgatttttgaattctgtttttcaaaagaatccctctgagACATAGCAACTCCGGTGAACCGGTCACTATATTAGTCACTGTTTGCAATCCGGTCAAGATCATTATTTGTGTTAATGCACTCTGACCGTAACTAAACGTATCTCGGTAACGGGGAATTTCGCACCGAGCGAAGTTCCTACTCTAGGATATAATGGCCGAATATGGAATTGGTGGAACACATAACGGAGAGCACTGTGGCACTGCCACTTATAAGGTAAAAGTTCAGGTGTACTTTAAGTTTCGTAATGAATGTGGTCTTTTGGCTTATGAAATTTGTTGGTCTCAGGACATATCACGTACCGcattattatttaaaagtAATATTGTTCCGAGCAAAGTCCAGAAATTCAACAAAGAATTATGTTAAGGAAATCAGTTCAGTACCAATATCGATTAGAGCGAACTTTCTTCCTGTAATAACTCACTTCCGCCTCTTCTCACTTGAATTACTAAATCCTTGTAGATCatgacaataaaaataaacttttcaaaaactgaaattttgtgttttacgTTACAGTACTAAGTGTATTATACATCAACACGTCGTTTAACACAATGCACTTGAAAATGAATTAGAAATCTTCAAAATGGTGCGCACAAGCCAGCGCAGTAGTGCTGTTCCCCTTCACACTCGATATCCTGACGACATCGTTTTACTAAATTGTTTGGTTCCAGCGAAGTTGTTGTGTAACACCATGACCTTAAGAAGATTGTGGGACGAAAATTAGTTCTAATGTAAATAGTGCCAAATCCCCCGTCGAACGGCACACAGTATTTCCAGCAATGTCCATTACAGCCATATACAGCTGTGTCGCAGCGTGTTGTGAAAACAGAGAGCACGGCAACTATGCTGAACCAAATAGCGATCTTCAATGTGTACTTCATCTCTAGACAATTCGAAATGATACTGATGTCGATCTTACAGATCACCACAGGCATATTTATCCACtaaccaaattttcaatgttgcaAATTAaagaataaacaaacaaaactctaACTGCTAGAGTGGTACAATAATCAGATCTGAAAGCCGTCGAGATGCGAGTGTTTTCACAGCCGAGCTGCAATCGGAACAAGTCGAAATACTGTTGGTATATGCATTTTACTAACATGTTATAATATAAAGGAACTtctacaattgttaaaagtttcctatgtgcagaatgagcaccagctaaatatcaccagctggatctacTAACATGATGCTCATTCTCCACACAgaaaacttttagcaattgtattGAATTAGACACTTCAAAAGTGAATTAAACAAGTGAAAGTTTATCTAGAACTTCATATCTACAAAATGCTTTCTTTTTGATGGTGAATCAAGTACCAAGTACTACTGCACTAATCGCTTTATTTTTGTCAGCTGTCGTGTCTGGTACGcttattcatttaaaattgtttattgtcTCAAGATAGTCTACATTTTTGGTAATCAAATTAATACAACATCATTTCGAAGCCACTGGAATGTGTTTCTAATAAA
This window of the Bradysia coprophila strain Holo2 unplaced genomic scaffold, BU_Bcop_v1 contig_324, whole genome shotgun sequence genome carries:
- the LOC119079267 gene encoding uncharacterized protein LOC119079267, which encodes MVYTCCVMRCSSNGNMVGRKFFRFPMIDHHSANSLAKSEKRQKAWLNALKKPNFPERHYKNAKVCDRHFVSGRSANLHDVSNIDWIPTLNLGYSIEKTNDRAVTVQIGSGETFTIVEVDDPGDKVKIEEQTVTDDVVTNCANYRDSGSGTQTYSESKDCGTNAHEAYHSSSSSTDSNGSLRTTRGTQTKLFESETIGTQTGSKSFCTSATQTDDADTKDQI